In the genome of Mangifera indica cultivar Alphonso chromosome 9, CATAS_Mindica_2.1, whole genome shotgun sequence, the window atatataatattactcatttacaaatataaaattttgatgataagAAAGACCGGCATGGCGTTGTGATTTTCgtgtaaattttgaattaatctgTCCCCATGTCAATAGTTGATGTAATTAGTAAGGAATAAAAATATGTCTAAGACTCTAAGTTGACAATTTTTCAcattaaaattgatatttttaatataattgaattccCCAATACTTTGAAACTTTtagttgatatttttaatttaattttatttaattctccaatatttttcacattaaaattgattttttaattcaagtgaaaattgttataaaattaatataactaataccaaagataaagaaatggaggagaaattgaaataaagaagatgaaagtgAGAAGAAATTGAGAGAGCAATTTTCTTTATGGAATCCGAATGCTTATTCATACAAAGAAACAAGGGCAATATATATAGGCATGAGCCACTGCCATTAGCCTATATTTTTGACTTTCTTCATTTTGCAATAAATGATTTCACACACAAAAGTCATATATGAGGGCTTGAAAACGCCAAGTGTCCTTGTGGTGGAAGCCATCTAATATATAATACTCTcccttggatttccaccacttacagttaattatattaactttgctaaggaaaaatccagtgggataaaaaccaaagcaaaggaacataattattaaatgttctGTAAGTTGgtgttggacgtgcttaaactgcctcattaaaaaccttactaagaaaacccagtgggacaaaacctagtgaaggaaaaaagagtacaatgcaccttttgtccaatattggataaccttcaaaattttgcctgataaacgctccccctctttgtagtaggattaacttggttgcttgttgagccgccatataccgatgttatacactaatttctcaaatgttgatgtcggtggtgttttagtgaacaaatctacaAGATTTTCACTAGAtctgatttgtttgacatcaatctttttactctgttGGAGTTCataagtgtaaaagaacttcggtgagatatgtttggttttgtctcctttgatgtacccacctctaatttgggctatacatgctgcattgtctttatataatatggaaggagtgtctgttgtagaaggaagactgcatgcattccggatatgatggatgacagaccgtaaccatatacattctcggctggcttcatggaaagctaaaatttctgaatgatttgaagaagttgcaaccaaggtttGCTTGATGGAGCGTcatgatatagctgtgtcattataagtaaaaacatatcccgtttgtgaacgggccttatgggggtcagaaagataaccagtatctgcatatccaaccaaactaggatttttaggagatttgacagaatagaataatcctaaatctctagtcccacataggtaacggagtatatgtttgattccgtttcaatggcgacgggttggtgcagagctaaatcgggccaataaattaactgcgaaggatatatccggtctcgtgcattgggccaaatataataaggctctaatgggattaagatatggtacttcaggaccaagtatcttttcatcttcttctttaggacgaattgggtctttttttggatcaagagaccgaacaaccattggggtgctcaaaggataagctttatcaatattaaagcgttttaataatttttcaatatacgctgtttgatggataagtattccatttgaattgtgctcgatctgcaggccgagacaatattttgttttccccaaatctttcatttcaaattcttttttcagatattcagcagtttttgagagctcttcaggagtcccaattaaattcatatcatcaacataaactgctacaatagcaaatcccgattctgaccttctgataaagacacatggacatatagggtcattcacataaccctcttttttcaaatattcactgaggggattgtaccacatacgttcggattgttttaatccatacaatgatcgttgtaatttaattgagtacaagcctcttgaattgacactttttgcttcaggcaatttgtatccttcagggagtttcatgtaaatttcagtgtccaaatttccatataaataagcagtaactacgtccattagacgcatatccagtccttcagagactgttaaactgattaaatatctgaatgtgattatatccattacaggtgcatatgtttcatcaaagtctataccgggcgtttgggaaaagccttgggctacaagtctgactttatatctagcaatttcatttttctcatttctttttctcacaaaaacccatttatatccaacgggttgtacgtctttaggtgttggaactacaaacccaaacacttgacgttttgctagagaaactaattctgtttgaattgcttcttcccatttaggccaatcatgtctttgtttacaCTCAGCCACAGTAAgtggctcaaaatcatcatcattcagaatttcagtagctactgcaaatgagaatatgtcatcaattataaatgtttcacgattccacatttctcgtgtatgaacataatttaaagatatttcaatattctcattttcctgttctgcAGGATTTTGTActacttcaggggtttgtgccacttcaggggtttgtgccactttaggggtttgtaccacttcaggggcttgtgccacttctggggcttgagtctcttcagggactataacctcttctggagaaatatttgtttgattatttgcctttctttttcgaggaacagtatccttcgatccaacaggtctaccacgcttctggagtgaggtagatggatcagtcacggttcgaatggactgttcagtagtcacattgattcttgctggtgtattaacagctggaacatgtgatcttgtcacttttgctgtatcaacaaatgcattaggcatttggttggcaataatttgtaatcgcactatcctttgcactttagtttcactttgggatgtgcgaggatctaaatgagacatggtaggtacataccaagtaagttcatgcctaacttcaggaggcattgtcttttcccctaaagatgggaaagttgtctcatcaaagtgacaatctgcaaatcgtgcagtaaaaagatcacctgttaatggttccaggtacctgataatggatggtgaattatatccaacatatattcccaaacgacgttggggtcccatttttgtgcgttaaggggacgcaatagggacatatacaacacaaccaaatattttcaaatgagatacattaggttggtaaccaagaaccaattgtagggaagaatattgatgataagaagaaggtcgcaagcgaattaacgctgcagcatgtaatatagcatgtccccacatagaagtaggtaattgactttttaataataaagtacgtgcaattacctagagtcgtttgataagagactcagctaatccattttgtgtgtggacatgcgggactggatgttcaacctcaatccccatagacatgcaataatcatcaaatgttttggatgtaaattcaccagcattatcaagccgtattgacttgatcgaataatctacAAAATATGCccttaatttgataatttgtgctaacaatttagcaaatgcaacatttcgagtaggcaataaacaaacatgagaccatcgtgcagatgcatcaattaagaccataaaataacaaaatggcccacttggtggatgaatgggtccacatatatccccttgaatcctttgcaggaatgatggggattcacctccaattttggagagagatggtcttattactaatttaccttgaGTACAGacggtgcagaattgttcactagacaataaaattttatgattctgtaatgtatgtccatgtgaattttcaataatcctacgcatcattgtagatcctgggtggcctaaacgattaTGTCAAAGCGTAAatacttttggatcaacgaacttctggttcgatactgcgtaggtttcaattgtctttatggttgtataatacaatccagatgataaagcagacaacttttctagtataagccttcttccggaggcattactagttatacagatgaattctgtactattttcattcatggttttaagatgataaccattttttcttatatctttaaaacttagtagatttcttctggatctacttgaatataatgcatcattgatgcttaatttggtctcattatttaacataattgtggctcttccggagccttctatcagatcaattgatcctgatatggtgGTTACTTTAgtttcaattaatgctaaagataagaaaaatttcttttccttaagaattgtgtgcgttgttgcactatccaccaaacatatgtctcccacatcagcttttgaaatcaacgcttcaattttggagtccatttcctttcatttaaaaattacgttagttataacgtatacaaaatattgaaaggaagagaacatgacaataaaatacaaaataatatgcatgactccaaaataaatatatatgatggatttaattataaaaatttttgggcatttcatactcataataactacttctggtagttgcgttcacttcagggaacgatatataacgagaaaaatattaattcagaatttcttttctgatattgctactacaggagcaaaaataaaatgtggggaatattttatcttccacattcaggaaaaaaattctgaatattacagatttatactaaatatagagtcattgtattcatatttcggcttgcaatccttcagggatatgatgccaaAAGATAATAGCCTCGTATTTGTCCttttgggatattttatttagttagtttttcaaggctcacaaaTTTTAAGTGGAGACTCAtgtaaaaagcccatttaatattatccatctaattttaggaacttcaggttcaattattgtcatatttacaaaacttctggttttgtaaacaatatatatgagttaatctttgaaacttcagattcaaatattatttcatatttacaaaacagctgattttgtaggagaaatattgagattaattttggaagcttcaggtccatatattatcccatatatacaaaacttctggttttgtaattagttttcggaatattataatacgtattctgagtatgttttggacttcaagtccattattttcacactttatgcaaacttcaggttgcaaaggtgataaaataaagactttgataaAACTAGAGACTTCCAGCCCATATTTATGAAACTGGGAACTTCCGGCCCATAAACATGTATTCtcataattttacaaacttcaagttgtaaatcgtaaaactcgGGACTTCAggcccatatatatgattttctcacgattttacaagcttcaggttgtaaatcagatataaataaaaataaatattcaaataaataaagatgcgaataaataaatattcaaataaatagaatacaataaaaataaacatttaaataatatcaggacttccggtccagattcttggttttgtaagctttaggttacaaataatatttatgacttcaggtcacaaatttataatttcgtaaacttcgggttacgaacgatattcaggatttcagatccagattcatgatattcaggattacaggtccagattcataattttgtaaacttcaagttacaaataagattcagaacttcaggttcagatttatgatattccagatttcaggtctagattcaagagtttcagaACTTCAGatccagatttacaattttacaaacttcaggttgtaaatattgtataattataaagaaaaattaagtaaaaatataacagaaattaaaagtcaaCTGGGATATCACAATTGGGATAtccatattgataatatttaaacagtataacaacataatataaagatattatatacctgagctgatcgtgctgataacttgttataaaatttatataactaataccaaagataaagaaatggaggagaaattgaaataaagaagatgaaagtgAGAAGAAATTGAGAGAGCAATTTTCTTTATGGAATCCGAATGCTTATTCATACAAGGAAACAAGGGCAATATATATAGGCATGAGCCGCTGCCATTAGCCTATATTTTTGACTTTCTTCATTTTGCAATAAATGATTTCACACACAAAAGTCATATATGAGGGCTTGAAAACGCCAAGTGTCCTTGTGGTGGAAGTcatctaatatataataaaaatgaaattaacattaattatttgaattttatagatTATCATATTATCCATGACATAGTCACTAACAATCTGGTTGGTTTCATTGTCATAATTGCATTGAAAATAAATGACCTTATCAAATTCAACTatatcacaaataaaaatatgtgatttaatattataattataattaatatataatctaacgattgaaattatattaaaaagagaTATGGCCTTATTAGATcatatttgattgaaataatttcAATCATTCGATCATATTTTCAGTTGAAATCTAAGATTtggttcaataattttttaattttttaaatttgtagaaAGAGAAGTAATATTTATACCCTTTAATCCTTAATTTAAATAGAACAGTTAAAGTTTAGGTGAGTGGCTGTTGTTTTGGGTGgtagaaaaatacaaaatattaataaaaaaagccATATGGTGGGGGTGTACGAAATTATACTATTGTAGGCTATAGATAGCAAACTAACCATAATGCCCccacatataaataacattttctgtCTATATTTCgccattttcaaatttcaatccaATATTAATTGAGTATCCAGCATATTAAACCTCCaaacttatataatattgaCTATGGAGTTATCATTTGTGTAGGATTACTTTACCCCACCACACCATGAACATTATTGGTACTTAAATTTAGGCCATAGGACTTATTCACATAACTAATCTctcacttaataatttttaacaacttaaatatctattattctattaaaatttattgttaaaattaaaaataaaaatattattaaattaaaaatattaaaaaaattaaaattttattatactttttccccttagtttaaaattttaacaatttttttacttaaaatttaaaaaataataattttttccttataattttaaaaccgtcatcattttcaacaaaatttgccATCTTTGACCGTCTTTGTCTCTAGtctctctcttcctctccgGCGAACTCACCGGCCACTGTGATCTATTTCTCCACTGTCGTCTTTGTCCCTGACCCTTGAAGATTcacttgtcaatttttaaacgGAATTAACTGTAACCACCACCCTTGGGGTTTCACTCGTGTTAATTGACAACGACTACGCTGAGTTTTCACTTTTAACTGGTTAAATGCAACCACCAACTCTCTGTTGAGTTAACTACCACCAACGCCCGTGGGAAAATTCGTAGGGAGAAAATTGCAATTGATCAAAAGGTGGAGCTGAAAAAGAATTCAACAGCGGCGGAATCAAGAAATGTAGTAAATCTTGATCTCAGACGGGGTGGCTACAAGATCAGGTGGAGGAGAACGAGATAGGGCCGATGATTCGGTAGAAAACAAAAGGGTGGCAACATGGGAAAAGGGGCAACTGCAGGAAAACAAGTTGCAGAGTTCTAgtgatgtgtgtgtgtgtgggggGGTGGTGGGGGCAGGGAGGGGGGAGAGGGATGTCGATCACTTCATGGAGTAGATGGAATATCTAgttttcttttgctttgtcACTTTTCTTAAAAACTTTTTCAGACTTACTAATAAATAAACTTCACATgtagaaattaaaacaaaaaattaaagataaaaacttaACATAATCTCATCTTAAATCAGTTACCGCGAATAAGTTAAAAGACAAATCTCAACAAACCGAAAGGATATGGAAAGCGATATTGTATATATATCCATCCATTCATCCATCAAATAAGCCGCACACATTCAATTATTTTAGAGAAATTACCTGAAGCTCTTGCTTTAACAGACTccattcatcttcttcttctccatcaCACACTTCCTCCAAAACGTTGTAATCTCCCTCTTCCACTGCTCATCACTTTTCTTAGGAGCCAAAGTTTCAGCAGTGGCGTTTACGTTTGTGTTTTCATCAGCGGCTGCTGCAATCTTGGCCTTGATCCTTGCCGGAAGAGTGTCAAGCTCATGCAGAACTTTCTGAATGTCCACAACTAGACGCTCAGCCAATGTGCGGGAGAAGTCTTCTCTTATGACTACGCGGAGCACTGTCACGTGCTGCGCATCTGGGGGCATTGTGTATGCAGGCACAATCCATCCGAACCGCCTCAACATGTCTGAAACCTCGAATTCGTCGTGGCAGCTGTTGTCTTTAAGAGAAAATGCAACTAAAGGCACCCCGTTGTCTTTTGAAACTATGTTGAATCGCCCTGTTTCCTCCAGTCCCTCTTTCAGCACTATCATATTTTCACGACAGTTTTCCATGATGTTCTTGTAACCCTGTTGTTAAACATACATAATAATGTTTCAGTTATTAAGGATTCACTATCATTGAATGGCTTTTCAAAACATATAGTATATAATATGTTCACCCAATGTTGAGTAACCAAttaagtatttaagtgatatattatcatatgattaatgttactttattcttgatttaacatatcattaaatcatatgataacttatcttttgaatacttaattgaatacttaaaaacTCTGATTCacacaatcaaattttaaaatttttcacaataGAGAtgaactatatatacatatatatccgAAATTCTGTTTATACTAACATATACATAACCTCTCACCTCATAACCCAATCGGATGAGTTGATAGTACTGAGCAATAACTTGACTAGAACCTGTGTgcgttaaaaattaaatcagcCGAGTAGATGGTAGATATCTATAATATTAGTGAATTATCATGAAGAGACGTGCATAGATTATTATTAGTAGTATTATTGAACCTTTAGAGAAGTTAAGAGTGAAGGTAGGTTGATCAGCTCCAAGATAGTTGATATGGAAGATGAGTTCTTCAGGCAAGTCCTCTTTGTTCCTCCAAACAACCCATCCAATCCCAGCATAGACAAGTCCATACTTATGCCCGCTCACATTAATGCTCTTCACCAATGGCAACCGGAAATCCCACTCAAGCTCTGGGTAAAGAAATGGAGCAATAAAACCACCGCTGGCAGCATCAACATGGATTGGAGTGTCCCatctacaaaataaaaaatataattaattaattattgcaaCATCAggtaatttttaattgtaaattgGCATATGAATAATAGATAATTACCCAGTTTGTTTGTTCTTCTCAGTCAAGAGATCATTCAAAAGCTTAACATCTTCGAATTCTCCGTTGAGAGTGGAACCAAGAATAGCAGCAACACAAATAGTGTTCTCGTCTACCATTTCAACTGCCTTTTGAGGGTCCATAACATAGTATCCATCTCTTAGCTTCACCTCCTTCAGCTCCACCTCGAAGTACCTTGCAAATTTCTCCCAGCATACCTAATAAAAGGGATTTTATGTCATAATTAGTTAATGTTAATTCATAATTCAGAAGTGGGATGATGATGAGTTACCTGAACGTTGGCTCCGGTGACAATGTTGGGCTTATCGTATGGTTTGCCCTCGGCTTTCCTCTTGTTCTGCCATTTCCTTTTAAAAGCTAAGCCAGCCAACATAATGGCCTCAGATGATCCCACAGTCCCAACCCCAATTGCGGTCTCTGAATCTCCGAGTGGTGCATTAAAAAGATGTGCTATCATATTCACGCACCGATTCTGATTTCATAATCCATCACCCACCACCATAGTAACAACagatcaattaatcaaatattgttCATCTTAAAACTATGTTAATTTGGCACATTTAAAATGCATTTACAAAAAGAACCATGGactttgatttgtttaattagTCAAATAAATGGGTAATACTAAAAAGAAATAGTGTTACTAATTTTCActttgatattgaaaaaaaaaaaaaagaatttaaaccATTTGGTAAAATCAGCGGatgtaataatatatagattttaaatttttacattaagAATACATTTGGTTTAGATgcttttttattaccaaaaataaaaaattaataactgaggtaaaatcataataaaattaaaattattatttaaaatagaaaacattaataaaatcttttatgaCATGATAAACCaactatataataaaacataggTTATTAATATAATCACGTATTCATCTGATCCAAACACTCCTAACAACTCTGGTAAATTCTAATGGTAGTCTATTTGTTTAGAGGACATTCTTGTTGAAAATCTATCCATTTTCCGTTAAGTTTTGTGAAATAAACGTGTATCTGTTATACTTCTTCAGAGAAAAAATAACTGGTAGGACAGAGAAAATAGCACGAGTGATGGGCGTTTGTTTCGTTTTGTTGTTCAGCTGAGAAGGCCAATGGAATCAATGTGCCGACACTCGGAAGCCGGCGGGGCCCATAGACATTTTGGATAAGTTATTCGCGGTATTCCGCGTTACACCTAACGCggattttttttggttctttttgtGCATTGAAATTGGAAAGATAACAAATTCTGTAACCTTCACAGCCATCGGATGGTCGATCAATCCAcgaactttaaaaaaaaaaaattaatgaaaaaatctatataatttcacaatttaaatacaaaataaatctgTTAATCATCTAGAATAAACCTTTTTTTGTTCATAAGATCTGATCATTTTTAATTCTCTTGTAATATCAAAATTGGTTCAATAGAATAATTATTATCTTCcccaatttttatattatttttcaaaacaagcttgatagttttttttttttaattttaaagaaaaatcgACCGAACATTcttcatatataattaatttgatgcgTAACGATTAATTAAGAAGACTCACCTGTAACTCAGTGGTGACGGGGTACTCATCCATGTCAACATAGTTCTTGTTAATGGCAGCCATAATGAGCTTATCGCACTCAGGTTCCATCCACGTCGTCACAAAGGATGCCAGGTTCAACCGAGGGTTTCCATCCAACATTAGCTCATCGTTAATGATCTGGTACGCCGCTTCCTTCGGGATCGAGTTTTCCGGCATCTTGAACctgcaacaacaaca includes:
- the LOC123224681 gene encoding glutamate decarboxylase 1 yields the protein MVLSKTASESDVSVHSTFASRYVRASLPRFKMPENSIPKEAAYQIINDELMLDGNPRLNLASFVTTWMEPECDKLIMAAINKNYVDMDEYPVTTELQNRCVNMIAHLFNAPLGDSETAIGVGTVGSSEAIMLAGLAFKRKWQNKRKAEGKPYDKPNIVTGANVQVCWEKFARYFEVELKEVKLRDGYYVMDPQKAVEMVDENTICVAAILGSTLNGEFEDVKLLNDLLTEKNKQTGWDTPIHVDAASGGFIAPFLYPELEWDFRLPLVKSINVSGHKYGLVYAGIGWVVWRNKEDLPEELIFHINYLGADQPTFTLNFSKGSSQVIAQYYQLIRLGYEGYKNIMENCRENMIVLKEGLEETGRFNIVSKDNGVPLVAFSLKDNSCHDEFEVSDMLRRFGWIVPAYTMPPDAQHVTVLRVVIREDFSRTLAERLVVDIQKVLHELDTLPARIKAKIAAAADENTNVNATAETLAPKKSDEQWKREITTFWRKCVMEKKKMNGVC